The Mangifera indica cultivar Alphonso chromosome 8, CATAS_Mindica_2.1, whole genome shotgun sequence genome has a window encoding:
- the LOC123222817 gene encoding TLC domain-containing protein At5g14285-like — METQFFHFFLLFFIIYLFAYFRVFRNWPPKIRPEASSCLISFFHGTPAVILACIAILGDKSRGFSSANTKTQNLVLDFSIAYFITDLLHYLVFFPHDVLFIGHHLATLFVFVTCRYLVAHGAFAILGLLVLAEVTSACQNTWTLASARRHDVELADKIYRSLSPPFYAFYSVVRGVLGPLFVHEMCVSFISGAADDVIPKWVWISWMVVIVSAISVSILWISGLWVQFYRERRALDKKTS, encoded by the coding sequence ATGGAAAcccaattttttcatttctttttactctttttcATCATCTACCTTTTCGCTTACTTTCGTGTTTTCCGTAACTGGCCCCCGAAGATCCGACCCGAAGCCTCCAGTTGCCTCATCTCTTTCTTCCATGGTACTCCCGCCGTTATTTTAGCCTGTATCGCTATACTCGGTGACAAATCCCGCGGCTTCTCCTCTGCCAATACTAAAACCCAGAACTTGGTTCTCGATTTTAGCATTGCCTACTTCATTACCGATCTTCTTCACTACCTCGTCTTCTTCCCTCATGATGTTCTCTTCATTGGCCACCACTTGGCCACTCTCTTCGTGTTTGTAACCTGCAGGTACTTGGTGGCTCACGGCGCGTTCGCTATTCTCGGGCTCTTGGTTCTGGCGGAGGTGACCAGCGCGTGCCAGAACACCTGGACTTTAGCGAGCGCGAGGCGGCATGACGTGGAGTTGGCGGATAAAATTTACCGCTCATTGTCACCGCCGTTTTACGCCTTTTACAGTGTGGTAAGAGGTGTTTTGGGGCCGTTGTTTGTTCATGAAATGTGTGTGTCGTTCATCAGTGGGGCGGCTGATGATGTAATTCCTAAATGGGTTTGGATATCTTGGATGGTTGTAATTGTTTCGGCTATTTCTGTTAGTATTTTGTGGATTTCTGGACTTTGGGTTCAATTTTATAGAGAAAGGAGAGCTTTGGATAAGAAAACTtcatag